The Nocardioides houyundeii genome includes the window CCGCGGTCCGCAAGCACTGGGGCACCGGCAAGCTCGAGGCCCGGCCCGACCAGGGGCTGCGCCGGCCGCTGTCCAGCGCCCTGCACCAGGCGGTGCGGGAGCTGAGCCACCCCCGCCCCGAGGACGCCGACCACGTGCTGGGCGTGGTCCGTGCCTTCGCCCAGCGCGACGCCGGGGTCAACGCCAAGCTCAAGGACCAGTGGAACCCGGGCATCGACGCCCCGGCCGTCCGGGGTCGGGCGGACTCCGGCGACATCGAGATCGACCTGGTCGAGCTCTTCACCGATCTCGGCGGCCTGGCCGCGGATGTCGGCAAGGGCGTGGCGATCTTCATCGACGAGATGCAGGACCTGGGGCCCGACGACGTCTCAGCCCTGTGCGCGGCGTGCCACGAGATGAGCCAGAGCGGGCTGCCGGTGATCGTGGTCGGGGCAGGGCTGCCCCACCTGCCCGCGGTGCTCTCGGCCAGCAAGTCCTACTCCGAGCGGCTCTTCCGCTACCAGCGGATCGACCGGCTGGCCCGGGAGGCGGCCGACCGCGCGCTGAGCAACCCGGCCGAGGACGAGGACGCGTGCTTCACCGTGGCCGCGCTGGAGCAGATGTACGTCGCGACCGGTGGCTACCCCTACTTCATCCAGGCCTACGGCAAGGCGGTGTGGGACCTGGCGCCCACCTCGCCGATCACCGAGCACGACGTGGCGGTGGCCGCCCCCGAGGCCGAGGCGGAGCTGGCGGTCGGGTTCTTCGGGTCCCGGTACGAGCGCGCCA containing:
- a CDS encoding ATP-binding protein: MDPIRNPYAPGAGQRPPELAGRDEQLRAFDVVLERVAAGRPERSLVLTGLRGVGKTVLLNALRSAAVRKHWGTGKLEARPDQGLRRPLSSALHQAVRELSHPRPEDADHVLGVVRAFAQRDAGVNAKLKDQWNPGIDAPAVRGRADSGDIEIDLVELFTDLGGLAADVGKGVAIFIDEMQDLGPDDVSALCAACHEMSQSGLPVIVVGAGLPHLPAVLSASKSYSERLFRYQRIDRLAREAADRALSNPAEDEDACFTVAALEQMYVATGGYPYFIQAYGKAVWDLAPTSPITEHDVAVAAPEAEAELAVGFFGSRYERATPGEREYLRAMADCAVAIAERVAAERAAGQEPSETLDDVGSVPTAEVAAELGKKPQSLSPARDALLKKGLIYSGERGRIAFTVPHFGRYLREHA